A genomic window from Candidatus Bathyarchaeum sp. includes:
- a CDS encoding demethoxyubiquinone hydroxylase family protein, with product MASKKLLELMNKGIARELQVSIQYMWQHVMVTGLKGAMVEDTFKEIAITEMKHAEAIAERLATLGGVPTIKHDPIFVGAMLDEMLKLDETAEKEAVALYKETITVATEENDITTRRLFAQILADEEEHLDTFKKLQE from the coding sequence ATGGCTTCAAAAAAGTTGTTAGAGTTAATGAACAAAGGAATCGCAAGAGAACTGCAAGTGTCCATCCAGTACATGTGGCAACACGTTATGGTTACCGGCCTAAAAGGTGCCATGGTTGAAGACACCTTCAAAGAAATCGCAATAACCGAAATGAAACACGCAGAAGCAATCGCCGAACGCCTCGCTACTCTAGGTGGGGTTCCTACAATAAAGCACGACCCCATTTTTGTGGGTGCAATGCTTGATGAGATGCTTAAACTTGACGAGACAGCAGAAAAAGAAGCAGTAGCCCTTTACAAAGAAACCATAACCGTAGCAACAGAAGAAAACGACATCACCACCCGCAGGTTGTTTGCTCAGATTCTAGCCGATGAAGAAGAACACCTAGATACCTTCAAAAAACTGCAGGAGTAA
- a CDS encoding archease: MTARFKFLEHTADAFVEAYGASLEEAFESAGLAFTDVMTTLETVDEKMQTEFVLEAPDEEALLYSWLEELLLEFELKEMLYSRFEVSEITKTGEGFQLTAKAWGETYDPARHVSKVGVKAATYHQMEIIKDVGDVVLRFLLDI; encoded by the coding sequence ATGACTGCTCGTTTCAAGTTTTTAGAGCACACCGCAGATGCTTTTGTTGAAGCTTACGGGGCTAGTTTGGAGGAAGCCTTTGAGAGTGCAGGCTTAGCGTTTACGGATGTTATGACGACTCTTGAAACGGTGGATGAAAAAATGCAGACAGAATTTGTTTTGGAGGCTCCGGACGAAGAGGCTTTGTTGTACAGTTGGCTTGAAGAGTTGCTCTTGGAGTTTGAGTTAAAGGAGATGTTGTATTCTCGTTTTGAAGTTTCAGAAATCACAAAAACTGGTGAAGGGTTCCAGTTGACTGCAAAGGCTTGGGGGGAAACGTACGACCCTGCTCGGCATGTGTCTAAGGTTGGGGTTAAGGCTGCGACGTATCACCAGATGGAAATAATCAAGGATGTCGGTGATGTGGTTTTGCGGTTTTTGTTGGATATTTAG
- a CDS encoding M42 family metallopeptidase: MKLIEVLEKFCNADGVTGREERVRDLLEEYLKPYVDELKEDKLGNLIGFKKGKAGAPTVMLAAHMDEVGLMVKNIKKKGFLQFTKVGGIDDRVLFAQKVVVHTDKGPLVGVIGAKPVHIQKEDERKKVIDADHLFIDVGANDKKDAENMGVQVGDAVSFDVQFVKLNDNIVLGKAFDDRAGCAILVEVMKQLQNCDCNIYAVGTIQEEVGLRGATIAAFSIEPDLGLVVDVTVAGDTPGVIEGDAPAKIGGGPALTVADGGLITHPKVLRLLVDSAKQNNLPYQLETGGKGTTDAARISLSRDGVPSGVVSVPVRYIHSSAGIMNLDDVTKTADLLVSVIKNVPKHF; the protein is encoded by the coding sequence TTGAAGTTAATTGAGGTTCTGGAAAAGTTTTGTAACGCTGATGGAGTAACTGGGCGTGAAGAGCGAGTTCGAGATTTGCTTGAAGAGTATTTGAAACCTTACGTTGATGAACTAAAAGAAGACAAACTAGGGAACCTTATCGGTTTTAAGAAAGGCAAAGCAGGTGCCCCGACGGTTATGCTTGCTGCCCACATGGATGAAGTTGGGTTGATGGTTAAAAACATCAAAAAGAAAGGCTTTTTACAGTTCACCAAAGTCGGAGGAATCGACGACCGTGTTTTGTTTGCGCAAAAGGTTGTGGTTCACACAGATAAAGGCCCGTTAGTTGGGGTTATTGGCGCTAAACCGGTTCATATTCAAAAAGAGGATGAACGCAAAAAGGTCATTGATGCCGATCATTTGTTTATTGATGTTGGGGCTAATGACAAAAAAGATGCAGAAAATATGGGGGTTCAGGTGGGAGATGCGGTTAGTTTTGATGTGCAGTTTGTGAAACTGAATGACAATATTGTTTTGGGTAAAGCCTTTGACGACCGTGCAGGTTGTGCCATTTTAGTTGAGGTTATGAAGCAACTACAAAACTGTGACTGTAACATTTATGCTGTTGGCACCATTCAAGAGGAGGTTGGTTTGCGTGGGGCAACCATTGCGGCTTTTAGTATTGAGCCTGATTTGGGTTTGGTAGTTGATGTTACTGTTGCGGGAGATACACCTGGGGTTATCGAAGGGGATGCTCCTGCCAAGATTGGTGGGGGTCCGGCTTTGACGGTTGCAGATGGGGGTTTGATTACTCATCCTAAGGTTTTGCGGTTGCTTGTGGATTCTGCGAAACAAAATAACCTTCCTTACCAGTTAGAGACTGGCGGGAAGGGTACAACAGATGCGGCTAGAATTTCGTTGAGCCGGGATGGGGTGCCCAGTGGGGTAGTTTCTGTTCCGGTGCGGTATATTCACAGTTCTGCAGGTATAATGAATTTGGATGATGTCACGAAAACTGCTGATTTGTTAGTTAGTGTGATTAAGAATGTTCCAAAACATTTTTGA